The Lancefieldella sp. Marseille-Q7238 genomic interval ACCAGCAACCCCCGGCAGGGTCTTGCAAACTCCAGCAGTCTTTGAATCGTTCCTCTCTCTGATGTATTCATACCGTTTTTTACCCTCCATTCTCCACCTTGCATCTTCTGCCTTGCAGGATCTGCTCCGCCTTTTCCCGCTCCGCTCCTGTGAGATCAGCACTGATCCTTCCTTCGGACAGGATCAGGATCCGAGAACAGATCGTTTTCATAAATTCCACGTCATGTGTGATGATCAGAAGGATCTTTCCGCGCCTTGACAACTCCTGTGCCAGACGTCCGACCTCTTGCATACCGGCAAGGTCAAGCCCGCTGGTCGGCTCGTCAAAAATCAGCATATCTTTTTCGCAAATCAGACTTACTGCCACGGCAAGCCGCTGCTTCTGACCTCCGGAGAGGGAGAGCGGATGTCTTTCTCGATACGCATCCAGTTTCATAAGTTTCAGAGCACTTTCGATCTGCTCCTCATCCGGATTCTTTGCACCCAGACGGCATTCCTCCAGGACGCTGTCAGTAAAGAGCTGATGACCTACATCCTGCATAACCATATAGGATCGCTGTTTTCTTTTTTTCGTAGAAAGAAGCTCTCCGTTGATGGAAACGCTTCCGGCTCCTTCTTTTTGCAAACCGCAAATCACACGGGCCAGAGTCGTCTTTCCCACGCCATTCGCACCGGCGATAGCGATGATCTCTCCGCCCTTTGCATAAAAGGAAAGTTCCTGTAGCACCTGTCTGTCTCCAAGGCATACGGAAAGCCGATCCACTTTTAAAGTACTTTCGGATGCCGCTGGCTGTATGCTCTCTAAGTCGACCTTTTTCAATTCTCGGCAGCGCAAGCCCATCGCTTTGATCTCCGCAGAAGGAAGAGACCGGAATTCTGCTATATCCATGTTTCGCTTGATCTGTCCGTCCTGCAGATACACGACTCTATCTGCTAATTCCATCAGATACCAGAGCCGATGCTCCGCAATAATGATGGTCTTTCCGGCTGTCTTTGCCTGTGCGATCAAACCCATAAGCTCACGGACAGCCGCAGCATCAAGATTGGAAGAAGGCTCGTCCAGAACCAGAATTTCCGGATCGGAGGCGTAAACGGAAGAAAAAGCGACCTTCTGTTTTTCTCCGCCTGAGAGAGCAAAGATGCTGCGTTCGCGCAGTTCTTCCAGATGCAGTTCCTTCGTGAGTTCTGTAAGACGCTCCCTCATCTGTTCTTTTGGCATAGCTCGATTTTCCAGCCCAAATACCAGCTCACTGTCCGTATCAGTATTGAAAAACTGTGTCCGGGGATTCTGAAAAACGGTTCCAACCAGATCAGATAATTCCGCTATTTCCGTATAAGCTGGATTAAGACCCGCAACCTGAACGGTTCCGGAATGCTTACCCGAATAAAAATGAGGGATCAGGCCGTTGATGATCCGAGTCAACGTAGTCTTTCCGCAGCCCGATGCTCCGCAGAGCAAGACGCATTCGCCCTTTCGAATATGTAAAGAAATACTTTGGATCGATCCCTCCCCTTCAGAGGTATAGGACCATGATGTCTTTTCAAAACGTATCAAATCACATTACCCCCAAGGAAGGAGCCATGACCATCAACGCAATGACCCCGGTATAGATCAGCCATATAAGGATGTCGCAGATTGTAAAATGGATCTCCTCAAAACAGCTCCGTTCACCCACGTGATCGATACCGCGTGTGATCGCCGCTTGAGAGATTTCATCCGAAATCCGGGATGCAGAGACCAGCATGGGAACATAGACATATTCCATGGTTCGCAGCGGATGCAGCAGCATTCCTCCTATGGAGGCAGAGATTCCCCTGAGCGCCATGGCATCCCGGATAGAGCGCCATTCCTCGCCCATGGTTGGAAAGTAACGGAGCGTTATTGAGAGTGCAATAGTAAAGCCCTTTGGCAAACGGAAACGGCTGATCCCTGCCAGAAAACTGCTCACTTTTGTGGTAGAGATCAGGTAAGTTCCCAGCATAAAGCAAGGGATCAGCTTTCGGATGTAAACGGCAAACATGTACACGATTCCCCCGACTGTCACCGGAAGATGTTGGATCAGAATCAACTGAACCAAAAGCAGGACAATAAACAATGCAGCATATCGAAGAACTTTTTTACTTTCCTTAGCCAGAAAACAAAGGACCAGAGGAATTGATACAAAAACATCCTCCACAATGAGACTTCCATTCAGAAAGACAGAAACACTTGTCACCGCAAGGATCAAAAGTTTTGTTCGTGGATCCGGTTTCATTTACACAATTCCCGCCTTTTCAAAGTGCTTTTTCAACAGGCTCCGGCCAATCAGACCTCCGATCAGCGCAAACAAGATCGTGACAACTGCCATTAACGGAACAGCCCACCAATTTGCCCCAATGGAGTGGATCGCATCAGAAAATGCCTCAAAGTTGCCCTTGTTCTGCATAAAAGCGTCAAATTGCGCCGGCATGATAACCATAGGGACGTATGCCCCCATGGGAGACAATGACATTACGCAATAGGCAATAAGATTTTTCCGAAAGGACCGGAACTGACCGGATGCGCAGATCAGATCAGCCAAAAAACCGAAAACAACAAAAAACGCCGACATCATCCAGAACATTCCCGTCACAAAGAGCAAAATGCCGCCAATGACGCCAAGAGTAGTAAGAGCCCATCGCTTCGGGATCTTAGCAACGTAAAGCATGAAGATCGTTCCAGTAAAAAGAGCTACCACCGGCGGCATAAATGGAAATGTCACCGGTGTCATCTGTACGATGCCGCCGATCACAAAAGCAACGGCAGCATAGATAAGAGAAAATACACCCACAGAGATGAAATCTCTTGTCTGCATTTTTGTGTTTATCGGCTGAGAAACCATAGTAGTAATCCTTTGTTAGACACTGCTCTTCTCGTCGTAAAAACAACGATATGAAGCGCGTTATTCCGCCTTGAATCGTTGTGATCTGATGCTTACTGAATGCGCAAGAGACCCTCCCATCCGGCATTGAAGAAAGTTGCCAGTTCCTCTATGTATCTGATTGCCCGTTCCTTTGGCATGTCATGTACAACAGTTTCAAACACTGCCGTAAAATAAGCGCTGGTAATCATATGATGTAATTCCCGACTGGCGTCTCCCTTTAACTTTCCACGCTCTCGAAGAGCAGAAAAGTATTGTTCTGACCGGACAACATCCAGTTCCACCAAATCATGCACATAGTTTTCGTATTTTGTCCCGTCCGCACAGCACAGTACCAGCTTGAATGCATCGAAATGCTCATAAATATATTCAACGAAATAACGCAGATACTGCGTGGATAAATCTCGACTCCGGCTGGCTTTATCCGCCGGGATCAAGTCAAAATGAGCTTCCTGAGCCGCTTTGAACTTCTCGATCAATCCATCCGCTGCCTCAGAAACCAAATCCTCAAACAACGCAGCTTTATCAGGGTAGTAGCCATAGAACGCACCTTTCGTAAACCCAGCCTCAGCTACGATATGGTTCAGAGAAGCATCCTTGAATCCTTTTCTTAGAAACTCCTTCTTTCCTACCTCTTGTATTTTCTTTTTTGTGTCAGAGCTTTCCATTACTTCCTTCCTTTTTAAGCCGGTATATACCATTGGTATATACCGGTAGTATATTAGCCTGTGCCTTGAGCTCTGTCAAGAGAGGATTGCTGCCGGTATTCGCGATACTTGCTTTCCGCGAATACCTTTCCGCTTCAAAATCCTTCCTTCTCGCTTTTTCTAAAATCTGCTAAGGAATGGTCTACGGTTGGTGGATTTGAGCCTCAGAGAAGGCTTCAGAAGGCCAAAACCCACCAACTGCTCGTACTGTGTGCTCAGCGCTCTTCATCACCTTCTGCGCTCATTGCATCTACAGCGCAGTCAAACACCCTCTGGCTTCATCTTTGATTGCCTGCTCCATATCAGCGGTACTTATATATCTCCCCCTCTATCCAAGGTACTTCTCGGTACGGGATTTCAACAGCTCTTTAATCCGCTTTCTCCCCATGACGTACTTTGATGTCAGAAACATCGTCGCCTACCTTGGGATATATCCTACGCTTCAAATAACAAGAACCGTCAATTTGAACTCCGTCAGCGTACTTGGCGTCTTGACCGCCTAGTCGCTTGCTCTTCTGCTGCTTATCATTGGCGTTGCTGCCTTGAGAAGGGCGTTCGCTAACAGGAGATATGTACGCTTGAAATCTGCATGCTTGGAGCGATAAGGACATCTGGCACAATCTAAGCGCAATCTAAGGGCGACACACGAACAAGCCATACTCTTTTGGAATTGAAATCACACCGTCAACTTTGTGCGAGGCGAGCACAGATAAGACATCTTGCCGCTGCGCGTCCTCCAAATGAAATACCTCCGGAAGCGAGTAGACGTACGCAAGCAGATCACGTGCATCCGTTACTTCAAGAGAATCCGGATAGTCAAGCCTGACCACATCCGTAAAACACGTTTTCAGCGAGACAGCACCGTTTTGCAAAGTAAAGGTCTCGGGACTGTCAACGACGTCGGTAAAATGCGATAACCAGCTCCCAAGAGTTTGCGCAAGACTAGGTGTACCAAAGGTCGAGGTGTAAAAAACACCGTCGGACTTGAGAACACGGCGAACCTCCTTCAGAGCACCTTCAAGATCCGGCACATGATAGAGCATCATATTTGCGGTAACGACATCGAAGCTGTTCGTAGCAAAAGGAAGATTCATAATGTCCGCGCGCTCACATTGAACATTTTGATATTGCTCCATTTTGAGCGTACTGGCAGCAACCATCCCCTTGAAATAGTCAGTCAAAATCAAATCAACGTTTACCGGAAGATTTGCGTAATTCTCAGCCCATAAATCCGCTGTCCCGCAACCGACATCAAGAACACGCACAGTATTCGCGCTGGCCGTCTTAAACTGGTAATGCGAGAAGATCCAACTACCAAAACCCTGCTTATTCGATGAATATTTTTCATGGAGCGCTATGCGAATATCAAGATTGTCTGTCACCTCATATTGCTTTTTAACATCTTCCTGAGAGTTCACATCATCCTCCGTCATCTATACTGAGTATGCCAAAACTGCCAGACCTATTGTAGCTGTCTGTCAAAGCAACTTGCTCGAACAAAAATGACCGCCACCTAAGGATCCACACGTATGACATCGGCAAAGGCCGTCGAAATAGCAGGTATTCCCGTGCAGCTTACCCAAAAGCGCGTCAAGAATATCAATCTGCGCGTCACCCGAGAAGGACGTGTTGTCGTAAGTTATCCATGGCATACCTCAGAAGCAGTTGTGCTTGCCTTCATCGAATCCAGATCCGATTGGATCCGCGCCACCCTCTCTCGCACCTCATTGCCCAGCGAGAAGAACTCCGCAGGTCAAAACATCATTTCCGGTTGCGAGGTCAGCGTTTGGGGACAGCCTTACGCCTTGCAGATTATCCCGGGGTCAAGACGAACAGCATATATCTCTGCACACGACCTTGTTATCACACTCCCCAACCGCTATCTCAATGACCTGACCTCCGAAACTTCCCAAAGCGCTATTCGTAAAACATTTGATGAGTTTCTCGCCAAAGAGATGCGCAAAATTCTGCCTGAGATGACCGCCGCCGCAGAAGCAAAAGCCGGTCGGAGCGCCTCGCTGTGCCGCACACGGCGCATGAAAAGTCGCTGGGGTTCCTGCAATACCAAAACGGGAGCCATCACGCTCAACCTTGAGCTTGCTGAGCATAATCCGGAAGCTCTGAAGTATGTTATTGCCCATGAACTCACCCACCTCTACGTCCGCAGACATAACAAAGAGTTTTACGCTCTTCTCACCACGTTCTATCCAAACTGGAAAGAAGTACGCTCCGGCCTCAAGAATGCCCGACCGTCTTTGCGATAAAATAATCGCTGCTGACTAAGGAGCGCTGGCATCAATGGCACGCGCGCATGTTTTGAAGATTTGAGGAGCTTTTATGCCAAACGAAGGCAGCTATGAGGCGGCGCTGCGCCGTTCCAATGAAATTCAAGCAGATCTGCCAGAGCATCCCGGAAACTACACCATGCTTACCGGAGATCGTCCTACGGGCAGACTACACTTAGGCCATTACTTTGGCACCATCGTTGAGCGCGTGCGGCTGCAGAACCTTGGTGTGCACACCAACGTAATCATTGCCGACTATCAGGTCATTACTGACCGCGACACCACCGAGCATATTGCCGACAATGTATACAACATGGTCGTTGACTACCTTGCGTGCGGTCTTGATCCCGAGAAGACCATGATCTTCACGCACTCAGCCGTACCGGCGCTCAACCAACTTATGCTGCCGTTTTTATCGCTCGTCACCGAAGCGGAGTTGCTTCGTAACCCCACCGTCAAAGCCGAGCAAGAGGCATCTGGCCACGCGCTCACGGGGCTCTTGCTCACCTATCCCGTTCACCAAGCGTGCGACATCCTCTTCTGCAAAGGCAATATCGTACCTGTTGGCCGCGATCAGCTGCCACATATTGAGCTCACAACTAAAATCGCGCGCCGTTTCAACGAACGTTACGGCAAGGTCTTTTTCGAAGTTTCGGGCCTTCTGACCTCAACGCCGTTGCTCCCCGGCCTTGACGGCCGAAAGATGAGTAAATCTTATGGCAACGCTATTTCTCTTTCCATGACGGCAGAGGAGACGGCTAAGCTCATTAAAAAGTCCAAGACGGACTCAGAGCGCCTGATCACCTTTGATCCCGAGAACCGTCCCGGCGTTTCCGCCCTCCTGACCACGGCTGCTATCTGCACCGGTCGCGATCCTAAAGAAATTGCCGACGAAATTGGCATGGGCGGCGGAGGCGCTCTCAAAGCCTACGTCACAGAGGCTGTCAACAGCTACTTTGCTCCAATTCGCGAGAAGCGCGCGGAGATTGCAGAGCATCCCGACTACGTACGCGAGGTGCTCAGTGACGGTAACCGACGTGCAAATGAAATTGCAAATGCTACCTTAGATGAGGTGCGAAACGCTATGGGTATGGTTTACTAGCGTGGATACTTTTGCTCATTTTCACAATAGCGCTGCCTCAGACGCTTCTGCCTACCCTCGCAACAGCACTGCCTCAGCGGTTGAACTTGAACTCACCATTGAGCGCATGAGTTACGGCGCAGATGCCATAGCTCACACCGCCGATGGCAAGACGGTTTTTGTCTCCGGAGGCGCTGTCCCGGGAGATATTGTCCGTGCAATACTAACCGATGACAGCGAGCGCTTTTCTCGCGTCATGCTCTCAGAAGTCCTTGAACCGTCACCTGAGCGCGTACCGAACCCCCTCCCCTTCGTAGCACTTACCGGAGCTGCCCCCTGGGGCAATATGACCTACGAATCTCAGCTTCGCGAGAAACGCGCCGGAGTCATTTCTGCGCTTGAGCGCATCGGACACTTCTCGCCAAACGAAACGTCCAAGC includes:
- a CDS encoding MptD family putative ECF transporter S component — translated: MVSQPINTKMQTRDFISVGVFSLIYAAVAFVIGGIVQMTPVTFPFMPPVVALFTGTIFMLYVAKIPKRWALTTLGVIGGILLFVTGMFWMMSAFFVVFGFLADLICASGQFRSFRKNLIAYCVMSLSPMGAYVPMVIMPAQFDAFMQNKGNFEAFSDAIHSIGANWWAVPLMAVVTILFALIGGLIGRSLLKKHFEKAGIV
- a CDS encoding energy-coupling factor ABC transporter ATP-binding protein, which encodes MIRFEKTSWSYTSEGEGSIQSISLHIRKGECVLLCGASGCGKTTLTRIINGLIPHFYSGKHSGTVQVAGLNPAYTEIAELSDLVGTVFQNPRTQFFNTDTDSELVFGLENRAMPKEQMRERLTELTKELHLEELRERSIFALSGGEKQKVAFSSVYASDPEILVLDEPSSNLDAAAVRELMGLIAQAKTAGKTIIIAEHRLWYLMELADRVVYLQDGQIKRNMDIAEFRSLPSAEIKAMGLRCRELKKVDLESIQPAASESTLKVDRLSVCLGDRQVLQELSFYAKGGEIIAIAGANGVGKTTLARVICGLQKEGAGSVSINGELLSTKKRKQRSYMVMQDVGHQLFTDSVLEECRLGAKNPDEEQIESALKLMKLDAYRERHPLSLSGGQKQRLAVAVSLICEKDMLIFDEPTSGLDLAGMQEVGRLAQELSRRGKILLIITHDVEFMKTICSRILILSEGRISADLTGAEREKAEQILQGRRCKVENGG
- a CDS encoding energy-coupling factor transporter transmembrane component T; this encodes MKPDPRTKLLILAVTSVSVFLNGSLIVEDVFVSIPLVLCFLAKESKKVLRYAALFIVLLLVQLILIQHLPVTVGGIVYMFAVYIRKLIPCFMLGTYLISTTKVSSFLAGISRFRLPKGFTIALSITLRYFPTMGEEWRSIRDAMALRGISASIGGMLLHPLRTMEYVYVPMLVSASRISDEISQAAITRGIDHVGERSCFEEIHFTICDILIWLIYTGVIALMVMAPSLGVM
- a CDS encoding class I SAM-dependent methyltransferase, whose protein sequence is MNSQEDVKKQYEVTDNLDIRIALHEKYSSNKQGFGSWIFSHYQFKTASANTVRVLDVGCGTADLWAENYANLPVNVDLILTDYFKGMVAASTLKMEQYQNVQCERADIMNLPFATNSFDVVTANMMLYHVPDLEGALKEVRRVLKSDGVFYTSTFGTPSLAQTLGSWLSHFTDVVDSPETFTLQNGAVSLKTCFTDVVRLDYPDSLEVTDARDLLAYVYSLPEVFHLEDAQRQDVLSVLASHKVDGVISIPKEYGLFVCRP
- a CDS encoding TetR/AcrR family transcriptional regulator, translated to MESSDTKKKIQEVGKKEFLRKGFKDASLNHIVAEAGFTKGAFYGYYPDKAALFEDLVSEAADGLIEKFKAAQEAHFDLIPADKASRSRDLSTQYLRYFVEYIYEHFDAFKLVLCCADGTKYENYVHDLVELDVVRSEQYFSALRERGKLKGDASRELHHMITSAYFTAVFETVVHDMPKERAIRYIEELATFFNAGWEGLLRIQ
- a CDS encoding SprT family zinc-dependent metalloprotease, which codes for MTSAKAVEIAGIPVQLTQKRVKNINLRVTREGRVVVSYPWHTSEAVVLAFIESRSDWIRATLSRTSLPSEKNSAGQNIISGCEVSVWGQPYALQIIPGSRRTAYISAHDLVITLPNRYLNDLTSETSQSAIRKTFDEFLAKEMRKILPEMTAAAEAKAGRSASLCRTRRMKSRWGSCNTKTGAITLNLELAEHNPEALKYVIAHELTHLYVRRHNKEFYALLTTFYPNWKEVRSGLKNARPSLR
- the trpS gene encoding tryptophan--tRNA ligase; translation: MPNEGSYEAALRRSNEIQADLPEHPGNYTMLTGDRPTGRLHLGHYFGTIVERVRLQNLGVHTNVIIADYQVITDRDTTEHIADNVYNMVVDYLACGLDPEKTMIFTHSAVPALNQLMLPFLSLVTEAELLRNPTVKAEQEASGHALTGLLLTYPVHQACDILFCKGNIVPVGRDQLPHIELTTKIARRFNERYGKVFFEVSGLLTSTPLLPGLDGRKMSKSYGNAISLSMTAEETAKLIKKSKTDSERLITFDPENRPGVSALLTTAAICTGRDPKEIADEIGMGGGGALKAYVTEAVNSYFAPIREKRAEIAEHPDYVREVLSDGNRRANEIANATLDEVRNAMGMVY